The following are from one region of the Populus trichocarpa isolate Nisqually-1 chromosome 8, P.trichocarpa_v4.1, whole genome shotgun sequence genome:
- the LOC7473233 gene encoding CLAVATA3/ESR (CLE)-related protein 25, whose amino-acid sequence MGGGGSCSLSFKVLLAAVATVMLVLLLLVGALESGATKMTERTQTVLDSIAQDDLRRRHEELIGREKLVYNPELDLNFVMNKRKVPNGPDPIHNRRAGNSRRPPGRA is encoded by the exons atgggtggTGGTGGTAGCTGCTCTTTGTCTTTCAAGGTGTTGCTGGCGGCAGTGGCAACGGTGATGCTTGTCTTGCTTTTGCTGGTTGGGGCCTTGGAAAGTGGAGCGACCAAGATGACAGAAAGGACGCAAACCGTTCTGGATAGTATTGCTCAAGATGATCTCAGACGTCGTCATGAGGAGCTGATAGGAAGAGAGAAGCTCGTTTACAATCCGGAGTTGGATCTCAACTTCGTGATGAACAAGAGAAAGGTTCCTAACGGGCCAGATCCCATTCATAACAG gagaGCTGGGAACTCCAGACGACCACCCGGACGAGCTTAG